A genomic segment from Nocardia cyriacigeorgica GUH-2 encodes:
- a CDS encoding PadR family transcriptional regulator produces the protein MATKRKVGNLLALAVLSVIIERPMHRYEIASTLRDRGKDRDMDIKWGSLYTVVQNMAKAGFLEVVGSEREGARPERVIYRITDAGRAELIDWTRELIAEPQPEQRQYVAGLSILAALPPDEVIDLLGRRVEVLDEQIATVRAEFEAAAGTLPRLFMVETEYGLAMLEAERAWTAAFRDELVSGKFPGLDGWRTWHAEGMNQAQAGDLMEGGTAQQ, from the coding sequence ATGGCGACCAAACGCAAGGTCGGCAATCTGCTGGCGTTGGCGGTGCTCTCGGTGATCATCGAACGCCCCATGCACCGCTACGAGATCGCCTCCACGCTGCGCGACCGCGGCAAAGACCGCGATATGGACATCAAATGGGGTTCGCTCTACACGGTCGTGCAGAACATGGCCAAGGCCGGATTCCTCGAGGTCGTCGGCAGTGAACGTGAAGGCGCGCGGCCCGAGCGGGTGATCTACCGGATCACCGACGCCGGCCGCGCCGAACTGATCGACTGGACCCGCGAACTGATCGCCGAACCGCAGCCCGAGCAGCGGCAATACGTGGCCGGACTGTCGATTCTGGCCGCGCTGCCGCCCGACGAGGTGATCGACCTGCTCGGCCGTCGCGTCGAGGTCCTGGACGAGCAGATCGCGACTGTGCGCGCGGAATTCGAGGCCGCCGCCGGAACACTGCCCCGATTGTTCATGGTCGAGACCGAATACGGCCTGGCCATGCTGGAAGCCGAACGGGCGTGGACCGCGGCGTTCCGCGACGAACTGGTATCCGGGAAGTTCCCGGGCTTGGACGGCTGGCGCACCTGGCACGCCGAAGGCATGAACCAGGCCCAGGCCGGCGATCTCATGGAAGGGGGGACCGCGCAGCAGTAG
- a CDS encoding FAD-dependent monooxygenase produces MSPIRSALVIGGGIAGPVAATALRKAGIDARVYEAYPGPSFNIGSGLALAPNGLAALDVIGAGDRVRAIAVPIPKMNLSVGGKRMAVPTLPDVEPMQVVDRSELHRVLHEHAFEAGVPIEYDKRLASVDEHADGITAHFTDGSTATADVLIGADGIRSTVRGLIDPHAPGPEYTGMLGFGALTECAIDTPPETMVFAFGTRAYYLYWPEGEGTIAWGANLPHKQYLSLTDARAIPAEHWLKILRDTYADDTPGGQLARATTAEQLQITGALHIMPPVPHWYRGRMVLVGDSVHAPSNSSGQGASLAVESAIQLARCLRDLADPSEAFAAYESLRRPRVEGVAARAAKINRSKTPGPIAGRIMRAVMPVMMKLLKGQQKTMGIEQRYVIDWDAPVGAELRSVAVR; encoded by the coding sequence ATGTCCCCGATTCGTTCCGCGCTGGTCATCGGCGGTGGTATCGCAGGCCCGGTGGCCGCTACCGCCTTGCGCAAGGCGGGTATCGATGCCCGCGTCTACGAGGCTTATCCCGGGCCGTCGTTCAATATCGGCAGCGGGCTCGCGCTCGCGCCCAACGGTCTCGCGGCCCTCGACGTCATCGGTGCCGGTGACCGCGTCCGGGCGATCGCGGTGCCGATCCCGAAGATGAACCTGTCGGTCGGCGGCAAGCGGATGGCGGTGCCGACGCTGCCGGATGTGGAGCCGATGCAGGTCGTCGACCGCAGCGAACTGCATCGGGTGCTGCACGAGCATGCGTTCGAGGCGGGCGTGCCGATCGAATACGACAAGCGACTGGCCTCCGTCGACGAGCACGCCGACGGCATCACCGCGCACTTCACCGACGGCAGTACCGCCACCGCCGACGTCCTCATCGGCGCCGACGGCATCCGCTCCACCGTGCGCGGATTGATCGACCCGCACGCGCCGGGCCCGGAATACACCGGCATGCTCGGCTTCGGCGCGCTCACCGAATGCGCCATCGACACCCCGCCCGAGACGATGGTTTTCGCGTTCGGCACACGCGCGTACTACCTCTACTGGCCCGAGGGCGAGGGCACCATCGCGTGGGGCGCCAACCTGCCGCACAAGCAGTATCTGTCGCTCACCGATGCTCGCGCGATCCCGGCCGAGCACTGGCTGAAGATCCTGCGCGACACCTACGCCGACGACACCCCAGGCGGCCAACTGGCCCGCGCCACCACCGCCGAGCAGTTGCAGATCACCGGCGCGCTGCACATCATGCCGCCGGTCCCGCACTGGTATCGCGGGCGGATGGTGCTGGTCGGCGACTCCGTGCACGCACCGTCCAACAGCTCGGGACAGGGGGCGTCGCTGGCGGTGGAGAGTGCCATCCAATTGGCGCGCTGCCTGCGCGATCTCGCCGATCCCAGCGAGGCTTTCGCCGCCTACGAGTCGCTGCGCCGGCCGCGGGTGGAGGGCGTCGCGGCGCGGGCGGCGAAGATCAACCGGTCCAAGACGCCGGGGCCGATCGCGGGCCGGATCATGCGGGCGGTGATGCCGGTGATGATGAAACTGCTGAAAGGGCAACAGAAGACGATGGGCATCGAGCAGCGGTATGTGATCGATTGGGACGCACCCGTGGGCGCGGAACTGCGGTCGGTGGCGGTGCGCTGA
- a CDS encoding HNH endonuclease family protein codes for MNDLLARTSGRTRTIIAAAVCLIALAIVGYGYVDDLFAKRGAGSAGAAITSGRDVSELLGRLAVSTEGSMNGYSREKFPHWDTNKPEHGFGPEFAQYAKCTTREVMMLRDATGAVTLDPKTCDLTIGADGGWRDQYGFTDRKTGQLKPYKWMTDPASVDAEHIVPLAEAWRSGADKLDESTRRRIANDAGNLIASDPSANRSKGDQDAAHYLPPGTFRCGYIDHYVKIKVKYGLTVDPDEQKALRTAVDDCVKRGEFR; via the coding sequence GTGAACGATCTGCTCGCACGCACCTCCGGGCGCACCCGCACGATCATCGCGGCCGCCGTCTGCCTGATCGCGCTGGCCATCGTCGGCTACGGCTATGTCGACGACCTGTTCGCCAAGCGTGGCGCCGGTTCCGCCGGCGCGGCAATCACGTCCGGGCGCGACGTCAGCGAACTGCTCGGCCGCCTCGCGGTATCGACCGAGGGTTCGATGAACGGCTACAGCCGGGAGAAGTTCCCGCACTGGGATACCAACAAGCCCGAACACGGCTTCGGACCCGAATTCGCCCAGTACGCCAAATGCACCACCCGCGAGGTGATGATGCTGCGCGACGCCACCGGCGCGGTCACCCTCGACCCGAAGACCTGCGACCTGACCATCGGCGCCGACGGCGGCTGGCGCGATCAGTACGGGTTCACCGACCGCAAGACCGGGCAACTGAAGCCGTACAAGTGGATGACCGATCCGGCCTCCGTCGACGCCGAGCACATCGTCCCGCTCGCCGAGGCCTGGCGTTCGGGTGCGGACAAACTCGACGAATCCACCCGCCGCCGCATCGCCAACGACGCCGGCAACCTCATCGCCTCCGACCCGTCGGCCAACCGCTCCAAGGGCGATCAGGACGCCGCGCACTACCTCCCACCGGGCACTTTCCGGTGTGGCTATATCGATCACTACGTCAAGATCAAGGTAAAGTACGGCCTTACCGTCGATCCCGACGAACAGAAGGCCCTCCGCACCGCCGTCGACGATTGCGTCAAGCGAGGAGAATTCCGATAG
- a CDS encoding TDT family transporter produces MTLTATHRPVSVVRRTASARTGALAHVGLNWFAIVMGTGILANAAATLPLQLPGQRAAATGVWMLATLLLAALGVAWAVRMIRHRGQVRAEREHPVLAHFSGAPPMALLTVGAGAMLLGKDVIGETAALAMDWVLWPLGTALGLATAVAVPYRMITRTPAGAPDAAFGGWLMPVVAPMVSAATGVLLLPHTPPGQARLTLLVCCGAMFGLSLIAALLTTTMIWSRLMHFGAPAAGLVPTLWIVLGPLGQSVTAAGAMADAAPAVAPPAQAAGLVLAATIFGIATWGFAMLWLTLALAVTARTVRAGALGFSLTWWGFTFPLGTCVTGSTALFAHTGAELFAVAAVGLYLLLAVAWWTVAPRTVLGVRDGSLLRPPAPAPV; encoded by the coding sequence ATGACCCTCACCGCGACCCACCGGCCCGTCTCCGTCGTCCGCCGCACCGCGTCCGCGCGCACCGGCGCACTCGCGCACGTCGGGCTCAACTGGTTCGCGATCGTGATGGGCACCGGCATCCTCGCCAATGCCGCCGCCACCCTGCCGCTCCAGTTGCCTGGGCAGCGCGCGGCGGCCACCGGCGTCTGGATGCTGGCGACGCTGCTGCTGGCCGCGCTCGGCGTGGCCTGGGCGGTGCGGATGATCCGGCACCGCGGACAGGTCCGGGCCGAACGCGAGCATCCCGTACTCGCCCACTTCTCCGGCGCACCACCGATGGCCCTGCTGACGGTCGGCGCGGGCGCGATGCTGCTGGGCAAGGACGTCATCGGCGAGACCGCGGCGCTGGCCATGGACTGGGTGTTGTGGCCGCTCGGCACCGCCCTCGGCCTGGCCACCGCCGTCGCCGTGCCGTACCGGATGATCACCCGCACCCCGGCCGGCGCGCCCGATGCGGCGTTCGGCGGCTGGCTCATGCCCGTGGTGGCGCCGATGGTTTCCGCCGCCACCGGCGTCCTGTTGCTCCCGCACACTCCTCCCGGCCAGGCCCGGTTGACGTTGCTGGTCTGCTGCGGCGCCATGTTCGGCCTGAGCCTGATCGCCGCGCTGCTCACCACCACCATGATCTGGTCGCGGCTCATGCATTTCGGCGCGCCCGCCGCCGGGCTGGTGCCCACGCTGTGGATCGTGCTCGGCCCGCTCGGCCAGTCGGTGACCGCCGCGGGCGCGATGGCCGACGCCGCACCGGCCGTCGCGCCGCCCGCCCAGGCCGCCGGATTGGTCTTGGCCGCCACCATTTTCGGCATCGCCACCTGGGGTTTCGCCATGCTGTGGCTGACGTTGGCGCTCGCGGTCACCGCACGCACCGTCCGGGCGGGCGCGCTCGGCTTCTCGCTCACCTGGTGGGGTTTCACCTTCCCGCTGGGCACCTGCGTCACCGGCAGCACCGCCCTGTTCGCACACACCGGCGCCGAGTTGTTCGCCGTCGCGGCGGTGGGGTTGTACCTGCTGCTGGCGGTGGCGTGGTGGACGGTCGCGCCGCGCACCGTGCTCGGTGTCCGCGACGGTTCACTGCTGCGCCCGCCCGCGCCCGCACCGGTGTGA
- a CDS encoding LysR family transcriptional regulator produces MPLSPRVPDLAALDLLLSVVELGSLGRAAQAHGISQPSASSRIRTLEKLVGVPVLERTTLGSRPTRAGALIVEWARAVIDAAGQLDAGIDTLRAERDSRLRVAASQTIAEYLFPGWLTTLRTAAADLTIALESGNSVEVAQAVLDGRAAIGFIESRQSFAGLDSRVVGKDRLVVVVAPGHRWARRGTVGVDELAETPLLQRETGSGTRNWFEHALARRRPGVQPAVALELSSTTAIKTAVAAGVGPAVLSSLAVAAEVAAGTLVAPAVTGLDLERVLRAVWPAGTRPIGPAGELFAIARRSGAAGR; encoded by the coding sequence ATGCCTTTGTCGCCGCGGGTGCCCGACCTCGCCGCGCTCGACCTGCTGTTGTCGGTGGTCGAGCTCGGCAGCCTCGGCCGGGCCGCGCAGGCGCACGGGATCAGTCAGCCGTCGGCGTCCTCGCGGATCCGCACGCTGGAGAAGCTGGTGGGCGTGCCGGTGCTGGAACGCACCACCCTCGGTTCACGGCCCACCCGCGCCGGTGCCCTGATCGTGGAATGGGCCCGCGCCGTCATCGACGCCGCCGGCCAGCTCGACGCCGGCATCGACACCCTGCGCGCCGAACGCGACTCCCGGCTGCGCGTCGCCGCCAGCCAGACCATCGCCGAATACCTGTTCCCAGGCTGGCTCACCACCCTGCGCACCGCGGCCGCCGACCTCACCATCGCGCTCGAATCCGGCAACTCGGTGGAGGTGGCGCAGGCGGTGCTCGACGGGCGCGCGGCCATCGGGTTCATCGAGAGCCGACAGAGTTTCGCCGGGCTGGACAGCCGGGTGGTGGGCAAGGACCGGCTGGTCGTGGTGGTGGCGCCGGGGCATCGGTGGGCGCGGCGCGGGACGGTGGGCGTCGACGAATTGGCCGAAACGCCGCTGCTGCAACGGGAAACCGGGTCGGGGACGCGGAACTGGTTCGAACATGCGCTGGCCCGGCGACGTCCGGGGGTGCAGCCCGCTGTGGCGTTGGAGTTGTCGTCGACCACGGCGATCAAAACGGCCGTCGCCGCGGGAGTCGGGCCTGCCGTGCTCAGCTCGCTAGCGGTGGCGGCCGAGGTCGCCGCGGGCACACTGGTGGCGCCCGCGGTGACGGGGCTCGACCTAGAGCGGGTGCTGCGTGCGGTGTGGCCTGCGGGGACGCGCCCGATTGGACCGGCGGGTGAGCTGTTCGCGATCGCGCGGCGGTCGGGCGCTGCGGGGCGGTAA
- a CDS encoding phosphate signaling complex PhoU family protein, with product MRTQFTNELVALTDELTQMCRLTHDAAERVTDALVEADLTAAYEVFALDERLQAMYAACEERTVVLLALQAPVARDLRHVVTAIQIAGELSRIGWLTSRVADQVYKSSPDPVAPEPIVALLAEMGRRASRATAHALRSVAAGQQSAEEPAEEPADSMEELNHQLHSALSAPAWTGSTDTAIELALLGHHLERCVDHTARIERLIRFLDTGVPPTAQPIEEERD from the coding sequence GTGCGGACCCAGTTCACCAATGAGCTCGTCGCGTTGACCGATGAGTTGACGCAGATGTGCCGACTCACCCACGATGCCGCCGAGCGCGTCACCGATGCGCTCGTCGAGGCCGACCTCACCGCGGCCTACGAGGTTTTCGCGCTCGACGAGCGCCTACAGGCCATGTACGCGGCCTGCGAGGAGCGAACGGTGGTGCTGCTCGCGCTACAGGCGCCGGTCGCGCGCGATCTGCGCCATGTGGTGACCGCCATCCAGATCGCCGGTGAGCTGTCCCGGATCGGCTGGCTCACCAGCCGGGTGGCCGATCAGGTGTACAAGAGCAGCCCCGATCCGGTCGCGCCCGAGCCGATCGTGGCGCTGCTCGCCGAGATGGGCAGGCGCGCCTCCCGCGCGACCGCACACGCCCTGCGCTCGGTCGCCGCCGGTCAGCAGTCGGCCGAGGAGCCCGCCGAAGAGCCGGCCGACAGCATGGAAGAGCTCAACCATCAGCTCCATTCCGCCCTCAGCGCCCCCGCCTGGACCGGAAGCACCGATACCGCAATCGAACTCGCCCTGCTCGGCCATCACCTGGAACGCTGCGTCGACCACACCGCCCGCATCGAACGCCTGATCCGCTTCCTCGACACCGGCGTCCCACCCACCGCCCAGCCCATCGAGGAAGAACGGGACTGA
- a CDS encoding MlaE family ABC transporter permease → MTLDTRKPPSDSAVAIVRKNFSGTIVSSLRTFGRAVGMAQESVTGAAGDIARGKFQWQETLVQAWRLITVTAIPAILMAIPFGVIVSVQVGNLIHTLGADTLLGATGGLGVIKQGAPMATGFLLGGAGAAAIAADLGARTIREEIDALNTMGISPIHRLVIPRMVAMLIVAPLLNVLIIFVGVLAGYLVAVGGQGVTPGSYWATFGSFTTVADVWVSLLKALIFGFLVVVIACQRGLEAKGGPRGVADAVNAAVVLSVVSIVIVNLAMSQISAMFMPTRLV, encoded by the coding sequence ATGACGCTGGATACCCGTAAGCCGCCGAGCGATTCGGCCGTCGCCATCGTGCGCAAGAACTTCTCCGGCACGATCGTGTCGTCGCTGCGGACCTTCGGCCGCGCGGTCGGGATGGCGCAGGAATCGGTGACCGGCGCGGCCGGCGACATCGCGCGCGGCAAGTTCCAATGGCAGGAGACGCTGGTCCAGGCCTGGCGGCTGATCACCGTCACCGCCATTCCGGCGATCCTGATGGCCATCCCGTTCGGTGTGATCGTGTCGGTGCAGGTCGGCAACCTGATCCACACCCTGGGCGCGGATACCCTGCTCGGCGCGACCGGCGGGCTCGGCGTGATCAAGCAGGGCGCGCCGATGGCGACCGGCTTCCTACTCGGCGGTGCGGGTGCGGCGGCGATCGCGGCCGATCTGGGTGCGCGCACCATCCGTGAGGAGATCGACGCGCTCAACACCATGGGCATCAGCCCGATCCACCGCCTGGTCATTCCGCGCATGGTCGCGATGCTGATCGTGGCGCCGCTGCTGAATGTGCTGATCATCTTCGTCGGCGTGCTCGCGGGCTATCTGGTGGCGGTCGGCGGCCAGGGGGTGACGCCCGGTTCGTACTGGGCGACCTTCGGTTCGTTCACCACCGTCGCCGATGTGTGGGTCTCCCTGCTGAAAGCGTTGATCTTCGGCTTCCTGGTGGTCGTCATCGCCTGCCAGCGCGGGCTGGAAGCCAAGGGCGGTCCGCGCGGTGTGGCCGACGCGGTGAACGCCGCGGTGGTGCTGTCGGTGGTGTCGATCGTGATCGTGAACCTGGCGATGTCGCAGATCAGCGCGATGTTCATGCCGACGAGGCTGGTCTAG
- a CDS encoding MlaE family ABC transporter permease, producing MSTSSYVPKGLGWAARYVRRGSRVLRGVESLGFVAVFVWQVLSSVPLTLRRYRQETMRAITDMTWGRGSVIVGGGTVPMMIVLGLVMGASVGVESFAILDMLGMGPVTGIVSAFASTRELAPIAAAIGFAAQAGCRMTAEIGSMRISEEIDAIEALGLRSVPFVVTTRVIAGAIAIVPTFLIALILSYLACRGLLTMVHSQSAGVYDHYFFQFVSGFDVIAAVIKVAIFGTVVILVHSYYGFFATGGPEGVGIASGRAVRASFVAIIAIDMVLSIALWGFNAAISFTG from the coding sequence ATGTCGACGTCGTCCTATGTCCCGAAGGGGCTCGGCTGGGCCGCGCGCTACGTCCGTCGCGGCAGCCGGGTGCTGCGCGGTGTCGAATCGCTGGGTTTCGTCGCGGTGTTCGTCTGGCAGGTGCTCTCGTCGGTGCCGCTGACGTTGCGCCGCTACCGCCAGGAGACGATGCGCGCGATCACCGATATGACCTGGGGCCGCGGCTCGGTCATCGTCGGTGGTGGCACGGTGCCGATGATGATCGTGCTCGGCCTGGTGATGGGCGCCTCGGTCGGCGTGGAATCGTTCGCGATCCTGGACATGCTGGGCATGGGCCCGGTCACCGGCATCGTGTCGGCCTTCGCCTCCACCCGTGAGCTGGCGCCGATCGCCGCGGCCATCGGGTTCGCCGCGCAGGCGGGCTGCCGGATGACGGCCGAGATCGGCTCGATGCGCATCTCCGAGGAGATCGACGCCATCGAGGCGCTGGGCCTGCGGTCGGTGCCGTTCGTGGTCACCACCCGCGTCATCGCCGGTGCCATCGCGATCGTGCCGACCTTCCTGATCGCGCTGATCCTGAGCTACCTGGCCTGCCGTGGCCTGCTGACGATGGTGCACAGCCAGTCGGCCGGCGTCTACGACCACTACTTCTTCCAGTTCGTGTCCGGGTTCGACGTGATCGCCGCGGTGATCAAGGTGGCGATCTTCGGCACCGTGGTGATCTTGGTGCACAGCTACTACGGGTTCTTCGCCACCGGCGGCCCGGAGGGCGTGGGTATCGCCTCCGGTCGCGCGGTGCGGGCCAGCTTCGTGGCGATCATCGCGATCGACATGGTGCTGTCCATCGCCCTGTGGGGCTTCAACGCGGCGATCAGTTTCACGGGGTAG
- a CDS encoding MlaD family protein: MPGVAADRTRAMTVGAVIVGVVVAVLLATVCYRALRSEDGLRIALQTEQIGDGVIAGTQVRVDGVLVGEVAEIAPAERGTQRITLELDESRLSGLDDSLKVDYAPANLFGVSELELLPGSGGSPLRADMVIDLTGDRAADVYDATMGSLLRGMSQVGATVFTPQMATVIAQAAADVEAFTPLAQALIAAARTVADNQSMPSSELVGRLGGAFDGGGKFAGATIEVIDQIVEIDVLNTDREKLDAGVAALTGQILPALATTLTEAGQLSGYTDMLAPMLTVLARTVSTPQQSAAELRALLTRLGAAMKDTPEGPVLDLELELRGVPGIAVPLLGLPAKGGVR, encoded by the coding sequence ATGCCCGGAGTGGCAGCGGATCGAACGCGTGCGATGACGGTGGGTGCGGTCATCGTCGGCGTGGTCGTCGCGGTGCTGCTGGCCACCGTCTGCTATCGCGCACTGCGCTCCGAGGACGGGCTGCGCATCGCCTTGCAGACCGAACAGATCGGTGACGGCGTCATCGCGGGCACCCAGGTGCGCGTGGACGGTGTGCTGGTCGGTGAGGTCGCCGAGATCGCACCCGCCGAGCGCGGCACCCAGCGCATCACCCTCGAACTCGACGAGTCCCGGCTGTCCGGGCTCGACGACAGCCTGAAGGTCGACTACGCCCCGGCCAACCTGTTCGGCGTCAGCGAACTCGAATTGCTGCCCGGTTCCGGCGGTTCCCCGCTGCGCGCCGACATGGTGATCGACCTGACCGGCGACCGCGCCGCCGACGTCTACGACGCCACCATGGGCAGCCTGCTGCGCGGTATGTCGCAGGTGGGCGCGACGGTGTTCACCCCGCAGATGGCCACCGTCATCGCGCAGGCCGCCGCCGATGTGGAGGCGTTCACTCCGCTGGCGCAGGCGCTGATCGCGGCCGCGCGCACCGTCGCCGACAACCAGTCCATGCCGTCCTCGGAGCTGGTCGGCCGCCTCGGCGGCGCCTTCGACGGCGGCGGCAAGTTCGCCGGCGCCACCATCGAGGTGATCGATCAGATCGTCGAGATCGATGTGCTGAACACCGATCGCGAGAAGCTCGATGCCGGGGTGGCCGCGCTGACCGGGCAGATCCTGCCCGCGCTGGCCACCACTCTCACCGAGGCCGGTCAGCTCTCCGGCTACACCGACATGCTCGCGCCGATGCTCACGGTGCTGGCGCGCACGGTGTCGACCCCGCAGCAGTCGGCGGCCGAGCTGCGCGCCCTGCTGACCCGGCTCGGTGCGGCCATGAAGGACACCCCGGAGGGCCCGGTGCTCGATCTGGAGCTGGAGTTGCGTGGGGTGCCCGGTATCGCGGTGCCGCTGCTCGGACTGCCGGCCAAGGGAGGTGTCCGATGA
- a CDS encoding MlaD family protein, with protein MTVRGAAWRLTVFAAVMVAILLVVITAIKRPVGGDTEAHSALFTDANGLKVGDDVRMYGVQVGKVEGIELDGYQAEVRLTVKTSTPIYDNSVLAIRYQNLTGQRYIDLQQQPNPGNRLPDGARIGTDMTLPSFDVTSLFNGLKPVLATMSPEAINQFTESMLAVIEGDGAGLGPALDAIGKFSEHVGNRQEVIATLVGNMSDLADRVGGRVHHLVPLLARLSDIFEALRTNVGGLAEFAMTAPSVLGPIDRLLDALGLTTDGSTDVDAMIRSLFPDPQEAVEVFGRLPGLLAAVDNALPRTVAGWKPECSKGQAELPEPVQVLIGGQKVAICNA; from the coding sequence ATGACGGTGCGTGGTGCGGCCTGGCGGCTGACGGTGTTCGCCGCGGTCATGGTGGCGATCCTGCTGGTGGTGATCACGGCCATCAAACGGCCGGTCGGCGGTGACACCGAAGCGCACAGCGCCTTGTTCACCGACGCCAACGGCCTCAAGGTCGGCGATGACGTGCGCATGTACGGCGTGCAGGTCGGCAAGGTCGAGGGCATCGAGCTCGACGGCTATCAGGCCGAGGTGCGCCTGACGGTCAAGACCTCCACCCCGATCTACGACAACAGCGTGCTGGCCATCCGCTACCAGAACCTCACCGGCCAGCGCTATATCGACCTGCAACAGCAGCCGAACCCGGGCAACCGGCTGCCCGACGGCGCGCGCATCGGCACCGACATGACGCTGCCGTCCTTCGATGTGACCAGCCTGTTCAACGGCCTGAAGCCGGTGCTGGCCACCATGTCCCCGGAGGCGATCAACCAGTTCACCGAGAGCATGCTCGCGGTGATCGAAGGCGACGGCGCGGGCCTGGGGCCGGCGCTCGACGCCATCGGCAAGTTCAGCGAGCACGTCGGCAACCGGCAGGAAGTGATCGCCACGCTGGTCGGCAACATGTCCGATCTGGCCGACCGGGTCGGCGGCCGGGTGCATCATCTGGTGCCGCTGCTGGCGCGGCTGTCCGACATCTTCGAGGCGCTGCGCACCAACGTCGGTGGGCTGGCCGAATTCGCCATGACCGCGCCCTCGGTGCTCGGTCCGATCGACCGCCTGCTCGACGCGCTCGGCCTGACCACCGACGGCAGCACCGACGTGGACGCGATGATCCGGTCCCTGTTCCCGGATCCGCAGGAAGCGGTCGAGGTGTTCGGCAGGCTGCCCGGCCTGCTCGCCGCGGTCGACAACGCCCTGCCGCGCACCGTCGCGGGCTGGAAGCCCGAGTGCAGCAAAGGACAAGCCGAACTGCCCGAGCCGGTGCAGGTGCTCATCGGCGGACAGAAGGTCGCGATATGCAACGCGTGA
- a CDS encoding MlaD family protein: MQRVKLPGLNRIRRVFSGDTPIMDEPTRLRKELRLGIIGAVALVIAAVAAAVVYVVPFGKTTYTAELSEAQSVKAGDDVRLAGISVGTVESLELKPDRVLMRFTVDSEVFVGDQTSLDIRMLTIVGGHYVALFPAGDQPLGDQPIPAERVRLPYSLIETFQDATAPLQATDGDTLRRNLASIETSIDGAPDTLRTTLDTLGQYLDAIERQRTQVSNAIAVADEYVTMYDGAKADLGRLMDNVNLMETVLIDKRAELKAAVGLLSSVVQRLATLAPAWDDTLKPKAQQLADALPRLQELGTQLEPLITAVQGLGDRMGGLVIPDGPVTIDRSGETVTAPPGLDPGAALGPICVPVPGKVC, from the coding sequence ATGCAACGCGTGAAACTGCCCGGCCTCAACCGGATCCGCCGCGTGTTCAGCGGCGACACCCCGATCATGGACGAGCCCACCCGGCTGCGGAAAGAGTTGCGGCTGGGCATCATCGGCGCCGTCGCGCTGGTGATCGCGGCCGTCGCCGCGGCTGTGGTGTACGTGGTGCCGTTCGGCAAGACCACCTACACCGCCGAACTCAGCGAAGCGCAGTCGGTGAAGGCAGGCGACGACGTGCGGCTGGCCGGGATCTCGGTGGGCACGGTGGAATCGCTGGAGCTGAAACCGGATCGGGTGCTCATGCGCTTCACCGTCGACTCGGAAGTGTTCGTCGGCGATCAGACCTCGCTCGACATCCGCATGCTCACCATCGTCGGCGGCCACTACGTCGCGCTGTTCCCGGCCGGCGACCAGCCGCTGGGCGACCAGCCGATTCCCGCCGAACGCGTGCGCCTGCCCTACAGCCTGATCGAAACCTTCCAGGACGCCACTGCGCCCTTGCAGGCTACCGACGGCGACACCCTGCGCCGCAATCTGGCTTCCATCGAGACCTCCATCGACGGCGCCCCCGACACTCTGCGCACCACGCTGGACACTCTCGGCCAGTACCTCGACGCCATCGAACGTCAGCGCACCCAGGTGTCCAACGCGATCGCGGTGGCCGATGAGTACGTGACCATGTACGACGGCGCGAAAGCCGATCTCGGCCGGTTGATGGACAACGTCAACCTGATGGAGACGGTGCTGATCGACAAGCGCGCCGAGTTGAAGGCGGCGGTCGGACTGCTGTCGTCGGTGGTGCAGCGACTGGCCACACTGGCTCCGGCCTGGGACGACACCCTGAAGCCGAAGGCCCAGCAGCTCGCCGACGCGCTGCCGCGACTGCAAGAGCTCGGCACCCAGCTCGAGCCGCTGATCACCGCCGTGCAGGGGCTCGGCGACCGGATGGGTGGGCTGGTGATCCCAGACGGTCCCGTGACGATCGACCGCTCCGGCGAAACCGTCACCGCGCCACCGGGGCTGGATCCCGGTGCGGCGCTCGGCCCGATCTGCGTTCCGGTGCCCGGGAAGGTGTGCTGA